A genomic region of Pseudoalteromonas piscicida contains the following coding sequences:
- the elbB gene encoding isoprenoid biosynthesis glyoxalase ElbB: MKKVAVILSGCGVFDGAEIHESVLTLLNLEKAGASYQCFAPNIDQFHVINHITGEEQDERRNVLIEAARIARGEIADLETLSADEFDAVVLPGGFGVAKNLSDFAFKGADSTILESVKRVCREFNHQQKPIAYLCIAPALIAHIHTPGTLATIGNDVDTAAAINTLGAKHVDCEVTEIVVDDNEKVISTPAYMLASSILEAATGIEKAVTKLIEMA; encoded by the coding sequence ATGAAAAAAGTAGCGGTAATTTTAAGTGGCTGTGGAGTATTCGACGGTGCCGAGATCCACGAGTCAGTATTAACACTACTCAATCTTGAAAAAGCAGGGGCAAGCTATCAGTGCTTTGCACCTAATATTGATCAATTCCATGTGATCAATCACATCACCGGTGAAGAACAAGATGAACGTCGTAATGTTCTTATTGAAGCCGCCCGCATTGCACGCGGAGAAATTGCAGATCTGGAAACATTAAGTGCTGACGAATTCGATGCTGTGGTATTACCAGGAGGTTTTGGCGTAGCAAAGAATCTGTCTGATTTTGCCTTTAAAGGCGCAGACTCTACGATTCTCGAAAGTGTAAAGCGCGTATGTCGTGAGTTCAATCACCAGCAAAAGCCTATTGCTTACTTATGTATTGCGCCAGCACTCATCGCCCATATCCATACACCGGGTACGCTCGCGACCATAGGCAATGATGTTGATACCGCAGCGGCAATTAATACGCTTGGTGCAAAGCACGTGGATTGTGAAGTGACCGAGATCGTCGTTGATGACAATGAAAAAGTGATTAGTACACCGGCATATATGCTGGCGTCATCCATTCTTGAAGCCGCGACAGGCATCGAGAAGGCGGTGACGAAGTTAATCGAAATGGCCTAA
- the ubiK gene encoding ubiquinone biosynthesis accessory factor UbiK gives MINPAKIEEIAKQISSNMPQGVKNLAETFEARTKQAIQSKLSEMDFVSREEFDIQSKVLIRTREKLVELEEKVAQLEAQLASQASDSQE, from the coding sequence ATGATTAATCCAGCCAAAATTGAAGAAATTGCTAAGCAAATTTCCAGTAACATGCCACAGGGCGTAAAGAATCTTGCTGAAACATTTGAAGCAAGAACGAAACAGGCGATCCAGAGCAAATTATCAGAAATGGATTTTGTTAGCAGAGAAGAGTTTGATATTCAAAGCAAAGTGCTGATCCGTACACGTGAAAAATTGGTTGAACTTGAAGAAAAAGTGGCGCAGTTAGAAGCACAACTTGCCAGCCAAGCATCCGACTCGCAGGAATAA
- a CDS encoding c-type cytochrome has product MKKLSAALLLLSTAAVAQPYDNSLTEEAIKKRLQPIGSVYLAGAESAAEAEPSGPRSGEQVYQAACFACHGTGALGAPKTADDWAPRLAKGKDVLLDHAINGFNAMPPRGTCMNCSDDEIAAAIDFMTSK; this is encoded by the coding sequence ATGAAAAAACTTTCAGCAGCACTTTTATTGCTATCAACAGCCGCAGTTGCGCAACCATACGACAATTCTTTAACTGAAGAAGCGATTAAGAAACGTCTTCAGCCTATCGGCTCAGTATATTTAGCTGGTGCTGAAAGTGCAGCAGAAGCCGAGCCATCTGGACCTCGTTCAGGTGAGCAGGTTTATCAAGCGGCATGTTTCGCTTGTCACGGCACCGGCGCATTAGGTGCACCAAAAACAGCCGACGATTGGGCACCGCGCCTAGCGAAAGGTAAAGACGTATTACTAGATCATGCGATCAATGGCTTCAATGCAATGCCTCCTCGCGGTACTTGTATGAACTGCTCGGATGATGAGATTGCAGCAGCAATCGATTTCATGACAAGTAAATAA
- the rep gene encoding DNA helicase Rep: MKLNPKQDEAVKYISGPCLVLAGAGSGKTRVITNKIAYLVQQCEYKAKNIAAVTFTNKAAKEMRERVAQTLGKQEAKGLWVSTFHTLGLEIIKKEVKTLGYKPGFSLFDDQDTNQLLSELTEKELERDKDLLNLLKMQIGNWKNELILPERAIREAREPQKALFAQLYSRYQTQLRAYNALDFDDLIMIPTLLLNQSVDVRERWQQRFRYLLVDEYQDTNTSQYQLVKLLVGERARFTVVGDDDQSIYSWRGAKPQNLVLLSKDFPGLRLIKLEQNYRSAGRILKAANILIANNPHEFDKQLFSELGYGDPIRVIATRDEEHEAERVVAEIISHKFMKRTSYRDYALLYRGNHQARVFEKALMTNRIPYKISGGMSFFARSEIKDIMAYLRFLVNQDDDNAFLRIVNTPRREIGPVTLEKLGSFANERHISLFAACFESELSDRLAGRGLNALMGFARWVVELSDRATRGDTLEAVKDMIREINYEAYLYESSPSAKAAEMRMKNVSELYRWISDMLTGDADNPAMTLPEVVSKLTLRDMLERNEEEDDSDAVQLLTLHASKGLEYPHVFMVGMEEGLLPHQTSIDEDNVEEERRLAYVGITRAQQTLTLTYTKSRRQFGEQITPELSRFVQELPQDDLQIEGKKPVATQAERMEKGKSNVANLRAMLRRD; this comes from the coding sequence ATGAAGCTCAACCCAAAACAAGACGAAGCGGTAAAATATATCAGTGGTCCATGCCTTGTATTGGCTGGGGCGGGCTCAGGTAAAACCCGGGTTATTACCAATAAAATTGCCTACCTAGTGCAGCAGTGTGAATACAAAGCCAAAAATATCGCAGCGGTCACCTTTACCAACAAAGCGGCGAAAGAAATGCGTGAACGGGTGGCACAAACTTTGGGCAAGCAAGAAGCTAAGGGTTTATGGGTGTCGACATTCCATACATTAGGGCTGGAAATCATCAAAAAAGAGGTCAAGACCTTGGGTTATAAACCCGGCTTTTCTTTGTTTGATGATCAAGACACCAATCAGTTGTTAAGTGAACTCACTGAAAAAGAGCTTGAGCGTGATAAAGACTTACTCAACTTGCTAAAAATGCAGATTGGTAACTGGAAGAATGAGCTTATTTTGCCAGAGCGTGCTATTCGAGAGGCGCGAGAGCCACAAAAAGCGCTATTCGCTCAGCTTTATTCGCGTTATCAAACACAGCTGCGTGCTTACAATGCTTTAGACTTTGATGATCTTATTATGATCCCAACTTTGCTTTTGAATCAGTCGGTTGATGTGAGAGAGCGCTGGCAGCAACGATTCCGCTATTTGCTGGTGGATGAGTATCAAGATACCAATACCAGCCAGTATCAGTTAGTGAAACTGCTCGTTGGTGAGCGCGCACGTTTTACTGTGGTTGGTGACGATGATCAGTCTATCTATTCATGGCGTGGCGCTAAACCGCAAAACTTAGTGCTGTTGAGCAAAGACTTTCCGGGCCTAAGACTTATCAAGTTGGAACAAAACTACCGTAGTGCAGGTCGGATCCTAAAAGCCGCGAATATTCTTATCGCCAACAATCCCCATGAATTTGATAAACAACTGTTCAGTGAGCTGGGGTATGGCGACCCGATCCGTGTGATAGCGACTCGTGACGAAGAGCATGAAGCGGAGCGTGTGGTCGCGGAGATCATTTCACACAAGTTTATGAAACGTACCAGCTATCGCGACTATGCATTGCTCTATCGCGGTAATCATCAAGCTCGAGTGTTTGAAAAGGCACTCATGACCAACCGTATTCCATACAAAATCAGTGGCGGTATGTCGTTCTTTGCACGCAGTGAAATCAAAGACATCATGGCTTATTTACGATTCTTAGTGAACCAAGATGATGACAACGCATTTTTACGTATCGTCAATACCCCACGACGCGAGATTGGCCCGGTGACACTAGAAAAGCTAGGTAGCTTTGCCAACGAGCGCCATATCAGTCTATTTGCGGCGTGTTTTGAGTCAGAGCTCTCAGATCGCTTGGCGGGTCGTGGCTTAAATGCATTGATGGGATTTGCGCGCTGGGTGGTTGAGCTTTCCGACCGAGCAACCCGCGGAGATACCTTGGAAGCGGTAAAAGATATGATCCGTGAAATTAATTACGAAGCGTATCTGTACGAGTCATCTCCCAGTGCAAAAGCTGCGGAAATGCGGATGAAAAACGTATCAGAATTATACCGTTGGATAAGTGATATGCTCACGGGAGATGCTGATAACCCCGCCATGACACTGCCAGAAGTGGTAAGCAAACTCACATTAAGAGATATGCTTGAGCGCAATGAAGAGGAAGATGACTCAGATGCAGTACAGTTATTAACGCTGCATGCGTCCAAAGGTTTGGAATATCCACACGTATTTATGGTGGGGATGGAAGAAGGCTTACTACCTCACCAAACGAGTATTGATGAAGATAATGTCGAAGAGGAAAGGCGTTTGGCCTACGTTGGTATAACTCGAGCTCAGCAAACCTTAACATTGACTTATACCAAAAGTCGTCGTCAATTTGGTGAGCAGATCACCCCAGAGCTGAGTCGCTTTGTACAAGAATTGCCGCAAGATGATTTACAAATTGAAGGGAAAAAGCCTGTGGCGACACAGGCAGAACGAATGGAAAAAGGTAAGTCTAACGTTGCGAATTTACGGGCAATGCTAAGACGGGACTGA
- a CDS encoding methyltransferase: MAIVEPSKRFQLLDKLLFDTRQYWQVVAFEHLTIPWPQLQSELLRLSDDAVSTLDSDTDALFTFFSRYIPELEQLTVLSALPQKVGRRDELPFWLSNGIKGRKLEQLQDFVAAVNETKASVLEWCAGKGHLGRLLSYHGAPEVNSIELQADLCRQGEESAKRQNLNLHFHCADVLKDDIHHHFVENRHGIALHACGELHRVFMHQAVANGMKKLSLSPCCYHLFTPPDYQAMSVEAQQSQLNLSHHDMKLALQETVTAPGRVAQVRKKEVSWRLGFDALRRELTADKYYVSVPSVNKAIFSGSFSEFCYWAAEQKQLALPDGIDFDQYERIGRERKQVTDRIELVRHVFRRAIEIWLVLDRVLYLQAAGYDVTLSTFCEKSLTPRNILIQAERQSENH, encoded by the coding sequence GTGGCCATTGTGGAACCGAGCAAACGCTTTCAACTTCTAGATAAATTATTATTCGATACCCGACAATATTGGCAAGTCGTTGCTTTTGAGCATCTCACTATTCCTTGGCCACAACTGCAATCTGAATTACTGCGGTTAAGCGACGATGCAGTATCAACATTAGACAGTGACACTGATGCCCTTTTTACTTTTTTTAGTCGCTATATTCCCGAACTTGAACAACTTACGGTCTTAAGTGCTTTACCGCAAAAAGTGGGCCGTAGAGATGAGTTACCATTTTGGCTGAGTAATGGCATAAAAGGACGTAAATTAGAGCAACTTCAAGACTTTGTTGCCGCAGTAAACGAAACCAAAGCATCGGTACTAGAGTGGTGCGCAGGTAAAGGTCATTTAGGCCGATTGCTTTCTTATCATGGCGCGCCTGAAGTGAACAGTATTGAGCTTCAAGCGGATCTGTGTCGACAAGGAGAGGAAAGTGCGAAGCGGCAAAATCTAAACTTGCATTTTCATTGTGCCGACGTGCTGAAAGATGACATACACCACCACTTCGTTGAGAATCGCCATGGTATTGCACTGCATGCATGTGGTGAATTACATCGTGTATTTATGCACCAAGCGGTGGCGAATGGCATGAAAAAGCTATCGCTCTCCCCGTGCTGCTATCACTTATTTACACCACCTGATTATCAAGCCATGAGTGTTGAAGCACAGCAGAGTCAGCTCAATTTGTCTCATCACGATATGAAGTTAGCGCTGCAAGAGACAGTTACAGCACCCGGGAGAGTGGCACAAGTACGTAAAAAAGAGGTGAGTTGGCGCTTAGGGTTTGATGCGCTGCGCAGAGAACTTACCGCAGATAAATATTACGTGAGTGTGCCTTCGGTCAATAAGGCTATTTTTTCTGGGTCGTTTAGTGAATTCTGTTATTGGGCAGCTGAGCAGAAGCAGCTTGCCCTGCCTGATGGAATTGATTTTGACCAATATGAACGTATTGGGCGTGAACGAAAACAAGTAACGGACAGAATTGAGCTAGTACGACACGTGTTTCGTCGTGCGATTGAGATCTGGTTGGTCCTGGATAGGGTTTTATATCTGCAAGCAGCTGGGTATGATGTCACCCTTAGTACTTTTTGCGAAAAGTCACTCACCCCAAGGAATATTTTGATACAGGCTGAACGTCAGTCGGAGAACCATTAA
- a CDS encoding sensor domain-containing diguanylate cyclase: MEEPQQQVRRLSRRTARLESLLKKYKRKSQLQYTLIQLSEQASTVAELTLLYPAIHNILSQYLPSKSFYVVLQNRFTQALELSYFVDEKDGISVPLHEAHHFKDGVTGFVFKTGETVYLTKDDMLSRANAGEFKIMGSQAEHWVGVPIYRDGAIIGVMVSQSYEAEQSYSDHQVELLEVMSLYLATAIERVKKRELLESEVKIRTRALMQSNEALNKEIENRKRALERQQILFKISELATQFSDIDDVYQQVHDIIRSITFADNLYIALYDKETNWLTFPYSVDEKTNYNPRPFAKGYSELVIRTEQSQLIDSTRAKSLALEGTVERPAGYNHKLAATSWLGAPLKTATGVIGLIACQAYEHKHEFNYDDVELISFVSNQIASVLQTHLANQALKISHQQLEHRVAEKTKELQQANLHLQMQMEERKKIEQQLYHDAHHDSLTGLPNRSLFLTQLEKTLKKHHRYPEDNFAVLFIDLDKFKDINDELGHQAGDQFLVWVAQSFLECIREHDLLARLAGDEFVILLDHLTDRQQAEDVAKRIIKVMQQPFCLKGVCMQSGASIGITYSNKLYRNTDEIIRDADAAMYYAKNAGRGRYEFYHPLLTASSNAQKQQEQHHLDKLPTHFRCTEIVNWSDNAQPIGFLEAFGEHPVLGSTSFDILKKFAAEKSQLLEIELHLLNKAQEIALSRDEDMLFGCSAMLLESAHFDALKQQLKRQDKPLCLLFEESEIRFASSQQVLNLRALADMGIPIGLNNFGKDRCDLTLISQVDFTYILLSSTFSKRVLQQTSYEVQLQGILAVTKVKSIKVIARGPAILNFRSLLEKHGLQLFFGKQQMLDKGNERVAFIQSFDNESVPS, encoded by the coding sequence TTGGAAGAGCCACAACAGCAGGTTAGGAGACTATCTCGGCGAACCGCCAGATTAGAGTCTTTACTCAAAAAGTATAAAAGAAAGTCTCAACTTCAATACACATTAATTCAGTTATCAGAACAGGCTAGTACTGTTGCTGAGCTTACCCTGTTGTATCCCGCAATCCACAATATTCTATCTCAATATTTACCCAGCAAAAGCTTTTATGTTGTCCTGCAAAATCGCTTTACTCAAGCGCTTGAGCTATCGTATTTTGTTGATGAAAAAGACGGTATTTCTGTCCCACTTCATGAAGCACATCACTTTAAAGATGGTGTGACTGGCTTTGTATTTAAAACCGGCGAAACCGTTTATCTCACCAAAGATGACATGCTATCGCGAGCCAATGCTGGCGAGTTTAAGATAATGGGCAGTCAAGCAGAGCATTGGGTGGGTGTACCTATCTATCGCGACGGCGCAATTATTGGCGTGATGGTATCGCAAAGCTACGAAGCAGAGCAATCCTACAGCGATCATCAAGTTGAGTTGCTTGAAGTCATGTCACTGTATCTGGCCACAGCAATTGAACGCGTTAAAAAGCGTGAGTTACTAGAGTCTGAAGTGAAAATTCGCACGCGGGCACTAATGCAAAGTAATGAAGCACTTAATAAAGAGATAGAAAACCGCAAGCGTGCGCTAGAAAGACAGCAAATCTTATTCAAGATTTCTGAATTAGCAACCCAGTTCTCCGATATTGACGATGTTTACCAACAAGTTCACGACATTATTCGTTCTATTACTTTTGCCGACAACCTCTACATAGCGCTTTACGATAAAGAGACGAATTGGCTTACCTTCCCGTATAGCGTTGATGAAAAAACCAATTATAACCCTCGCCCATTTGCAAAAGGGTATAGTGAGCTGGTCATTCGTACTGAGCAAAGCCAGTTAATAGACAGTACCCGCGCCAAATCCTTAGCACTAGAGGGAACAGTAGAGCGCCCAGCAGGCTATAACCACAAGCTTGCAGCAACCAGCTGGCTTGGTGCACCATTAAAAACCGCTACTGGCGTCATCGGCCTGATCGCATGTCAGGCTTATGAGCACAAACACGAGTTTAATTATGATGATGTAGAGCTGATCTCTTTTGTATCTAATCAGATTGCCTCTGTACTACAAACGCATCTAGCGAACCAAGCACTTAAGATCAGTCACCAGCAGCTAGAACATCGAGTTGCGGAAAAAACCAAAGAGTTACAGCAAGCCAATTTACACCTGCAAATGCAGATGGAAGAACGCAAAAAGATTGAGCAACAGCTTTATCATGATGCTCATCATGATTCACTCACGGGTCTTCCAAACCGTAGTTTGTTTTTAACTCAGCTCGAAAAGACGCTAAAGAAACATCATCGTTATCCCGAAGATAATTTTGCCGTTCTGTTTATCGACTTAGATAAGTTTAAAGACATTAATGATGAATTAGGTCACCAAGCTGGTGATCAGTTTTTGGTGTGGGTGGCACAGTCATTCTTAGAGTGTATTCGTGAACACGATTTATTAGCTCGACTTGCTGGTGATGAATTCGTGATCTTACTTGATCACCTAACCGATCGTCAGCAAGCGGAAGATGTCGCCAAGCGCATTATCAAAGTCATGCAGCAACCTTTCTGTTTGAAGGGGGTATGCATGCAAAGCGGTGCCAGCATAGGGATCACCTACAGTAATAAGCTATACCGTAACACCGATGAAATCATCAGAGATGCCGATGCGGCAATGTACTATGCTAAAAACGCTGGCCGTGGTCGCTATGAATTTTATCATCCATTGCTAACCGCAAGCTCAAATGCTCAAAAGCAGCAAGAGCAGCATCACTTAGATAAGCTCCCTACCCACTTCCGCTGTACTGAAATCGTGAACTGGTCTGATAACGCCCAACCAATTGGCTTTTTGGAAGCCTTTGGCGAGCATCCAGTGTTAGGCAGCACCAGTTTTGATATTCTGAAAAAGTTTGCCGCAGAAAAATCTCAACTGCTTGAAATTGAATTGCACCTACTTAACAAAGCGCAAGAAATTGCCCTTAGCCGCGATGAAGATATGCTATTTGGCTGCTCTGCAATGTTACTAGAAAGCGCACATTTTGACGCGCTAAAGCAGCAGCTTAAGCGGCAAGACAAACCACTTTGTTTGCTCTTCGAAGAAAGCGAAATTCGCTTTGCTTCTAGTCAACAGGTATTAAATCTCAGAGCCCTAGCCGATATGGGGATCCCTATTGGCTTGAATAATTTTGGTAAAGATCGCTGCGATCTAACCCTAATCAGCCAAGTTGACTTTACCTATATCTTATTAAGCTCGACGTTTAGTAAACGCGTCTTACAGCAAACGAGTTATGAGGTTCAATTACAAGGTATTTTAGCCGTTACTAAGGTGAAGAGTATTAAGGTCATCGCCCGGGGTCCTGCGATTTTAAACTTTAGAAGCTTGCTGGAAAAGCATGGCTTGCAGCTTTTTTTTGGCAAACAGCAAATGCTGGATAAGGGCAACGAACGTGTAGCCTTTATCCAGAGTTTTGATAACGAATCAGTCCCGTCTTAG
- the polA gene encoding DNA polymerase I, producing the protein MSQIPQNPLILVDGSSYLFRAYHAPPHLTNSKGEATGAIYGVINMLKSLLKQYQPSHMVVVFDAKGPTFRNEMYSEYKAHRPPMPDDLRTQIEPIHEIIKAMGLPLVSISGVEADDVIGTFSKIASEQSRHVLISTGDKDMAQLVNEHVTLINTMTNTILDPEGVVDKFGIGPDLIIDYLALMGDKVDNIPGVPGVGEKTALAMLQGLGSIDSLYENLDKIADLGFRGSKTMAKKLEEHQAQLKLSYELATIKLDCEVEQDLEQFKIAEMDKDRLIELYGQCEFKRWLAELLDGQSQADIVDVEAEGSAPAAAQVGTQYETILTKAQLDDWVTKLKAAQLIAFDTETTSVNYMQADLVGMSFAVAPGEAAYLPINHDYVGAPEQLSQDMVFEIMAPLLADPQIKKVGQNLKYDQSVLARAGLELQGIAFDTMLESYVFNSVGTRHDMDSLALKYLGHKTISFEDIAGKGKNQLTFNQIELEKAAPYAAEDADITLRLHQHLWPLIEKENRLKQVFTEIELPLLSVLSRIERTGVHIDGDMLAKQSIEIEKRLGELEQQAFEIAGEEFNLSSTKQLQAILFDKLELPVIKKTPKGAPSTAEEVLQELAHDYPLPKLIIEHRGLAKLKSTYTDKLPKLVNADTGRVHTSYHQAVTATGRLSSSDPNLQNIPIRNEAGRHIRQAFVADNNKQIVAADYSQIELRIMAHLSQDKGLLSAFAEGKDVHSATASEVFSVPLEEVTSDMRRKAKAVNFGLIYGMSAFGLSRQLDIPRNEAQHYMDMYFERFPGVLEYMERTREEAADKGYVETLFGRRLYLPDINARNGARRKAAERAAINAPMQGTAADIIKKAMIKVDEWLQSCDSNDIQLLMQVHDELVFEVHSDKVAEYSEKICELMSAAATLDVPLLVEADSGDNWEQAH; encoded by the coding sequence ATGTCTCAGATCCCTCAAAATCCGTTGATCTTGGTTGATGGTTCTTCCTATTTATTTCGTGCTTATCATGCGCCACCACATTTAACAAATTCAAAAGGTGAAGCAACTGGTGCGATCTACGGTGTGATCAATATGCTTAAGAGTTTGCTTAAGCAATATCAACCAAGTCATATGGTAGTAGTCTTTGACGCTAAAGGGCCGACTTTTCGCAACGAAATGTATAGCGAATATAAAGCGCATCGCCCACCTATGCCGGATGATCTGAGAACGCAAATTGAGCCGATCCACGAAATAATTAAAGCAATGGGCCTACCACTGGTAAGTATAAGTGGTGTTGAGGCTGATGACGTGATCGGTACATTCTCTAAAATAGCGTCAGAGCAAAGTCGCCATGTGCTAATCAGCACTGGTGATAAGGATATGGCGCAATTGGTCAATGAACATGTCACGTTGATCAACACAATGACGAATACGATCTTAGACCCTGAAGGGGTAGTGGATAAATTTGGTATTGGTCCTGACTTGATCATCGACTATCTCGCGTTAATGGGAGATAAGGTCGATAATATTCCGGGCGTACCTGGTGTTGGTGAAAAAACGGCATTGGCGATGCTTCAGGGGTTAGGCTCTATTGATTCGCTCTACGAAAACTTAGACAAAATTGCTGATTTAGGTTTTCGTGGCTCAAAAACCATGGCGAAAAAACTAGAGGAACACCAAGCGCAGCTAAAATTGTCATATGAATTAGCCACCATTAAGCTGGATTGTGAAGTAGAGCAAGACTTAGAGCAATTTAAGATAGCTGAGATGGACAAAGATCGCTTAATCGAGCTATATGGTCAGTGTGAATTTAAGCGTTGGTTAGCTGAATTGCTGGATGGTCAGTCACAAGCTGATATCGTTGATGTGGAGGCTGAAGGGTCGGCGCCTGCAGCGGCGCAGGTCGGCACCCAATACGAGACTATTTTGACAAAAGCACAGCTTGATGACTGGGTAACTAAGTTAAAAGCAGCCCAACTCATCGCTTTTGATACTGAAACCACCAGTGTTAACTATATGCAGGCGGATCTAGTAGGAATGAGCTTTGCGGTTGCACCGGGCGAAGCGGCTTACTTACCAATCAATCACGATTATGTGGGAGCGCCCGAGCAGCTTTCTCAAGATATGGTGTTTGAGATCATGGCACCACTACTTGCAGATCCTCAGATCAAAAAAGTGGGTCAAAATTTAAAATATGATCAAAGTGTGCTTGCTCGTGCAGGGCTTGAACTGCAGGGGATCGCTTTTGATACCATGTTGGAGTCTTACGTATTTAACAGTGTTGGAACTCGTCACGATATGGACTCCTTGGCGCTAAAATATTTAGGCCATAAAACCATTAGCTTTGAAGACATCGCTGGTAAAGGTAAGAACCAACTGACCTTTAACCAAATAGAGCTAGAAAAGGCGGCACCTTATGCCGCGGAAGACGCTGATATTACGCTGAGGTTACATCAACACCTTTGGCCGCTAATTGAAAAAGAAAATCGCCTTAAGCAAGTATTTACAGAAATTGAATTACCGCTGCTGAGTGTACTTTCTCGCATTGAACGCACTGGTGTGCACATCGATGGTGATATGCTCGCAAAGCAAAGTATTGAGATTGAAAAACGCTTAGGTGAGCTTGAACAACAGGCCTTTGAAATTGCAGGTGAGGAGTTCAACCTGAGTTCAACAAAGCAATTGCAAGCGATATTGTTCGACAAACTTGAGCTGCCAGTGATTAAGAAAACGCCAAAAGGCGCGCCTTCAACGGCTGAAGAAGTGCTACAAGAGTTGGCGCATGATTATCCACTGCCAAAACTTATTATTGAGCATCGTGGCTTAGCTAAGCTAAAATCAACCTATACCGATAAACTACCAAAATTGGTTAATGCGGATACTGGTCGTGTGCACACTTCTTATCATCAAGCCGTTACCGCAACGGGCCGTCTAAGCTCAAGCGATCCTAATTTGCAAAATATTCCGATCCGTAATGAAGCCGGACGTCATATTCGTCAGGCATTTGTTGCCGACAATAATAAACAAATCGTTGCGGCGGATTACAGCCAAATCGAGCTTAGGATCATGGCACATTTGTCACAAGACAAAGGGTTGTTGAGTGCCTTTGCTGAAGGTAAAGATGTACACAGTGCAACAGCGTCTGAAGTGTTTTCCGTGCCGCTTGAGGAAGTGACTTCTGATATGCGCCGAAAAGCCAAAGCGGTTAACTTTGGTCTGATCTATGGCATGAGTGCGTTTGGTCTGTCACGTCAGTTAGATATTCCAAGAAATGAAGCGCAACATTATATGGATATGTACTTTGAACGCTTCCCTGGTGTATTAGAGTATATGGAGCGTACGCGTGAAGAGGCTGCTGATAAAGGGTATGTAGAAACCTTATTCGGTCGCCGCTTGTATCTACCGGATATCAATGCGCGTAATGGCGCTCGCAGAAAAGCAGCAGAGCGTGCAGCCATCAATGCACCGATGCAGGGCACTGCGGCGGACATCATCAAAAAAGCGATGATTAAAGTGGATGAATGGCTACAAAGCTGTGATAGCAATGATATCCAGTTGCTCATGCAAGTGCACGATGAATTAGTGTTTGAAGTACACAGCGATAAAGTTGCTGAATACAGTGAAAAGATCTGCGAGCTGATGAGTGCAGCGGCAACACTTGATGTACCGTTATTAGTTGAAGCCGACAGTGGTGACAACTGGGAACAAGCGCACTAG
- the can gene encoding carbonate dehydratase, translating into MCKTSPSPLSHLLDNNKQWADRTNASDPEFFKKLSQQQNPDYLWIGCSDSRVPANEIVDLMPGELFVHRNVANVVVHTDHNCLSVMQYAVEVLKVDHIMVVGHYGCGGVQAVLDNAKFGLIDNWLRHVADVKEKHQAIIEQVSKEKQCAALCELNVVEQVRNVCQSNIVQDAWQRGQTLTVHGWVYGLADGLLNEVVNAVEDMEQLSLCYEKSLLGVNQRYC; encoded by the coding sequence ATGTGTAAAACGAGCCCAAGTCCGCTGAGTCACTTACTCGATAATAATAAACAGTGGGCAGATCGCACCAATGCCAGTGATCCTGAGTTTTTCAAAAAACTGTCGCAACAACAGAATCCAGATTATTTATGGATTGGCTGCTCTGACTCTCGTGTGCCTGCCAACGAGATTGTTGATTTAATGCCTGGAGAATTGTTTGTTCACCGCAATGTTGCCAATGTCGTGGTGCATACTGATCACAACTGTTTGTCGGTCATGCAGTATGCGGTTGAGGTGCTCAAAGTGGATCACATCATGGTGGTCGGTCACTACGGTTGTGGTGGAGTGCAAGCCGTACTCGATAACGCTAAGTTTGGTCTGATCGATAACTGGCTACGTCATGTCGCTGATGTGAAAGAGAAACACCAAGCGATTATTGAACAAGTGAGCAAAGAAAAGCAGTGTGCGGCGCTTTGTGAGCTAAATGTGGTTGAACAGGTGCGCAACGTGTGTCAGAGCAATATTGTTCAAGATGCTTGGCAGCGAGGTCAAACTTTGACGGTACACGGGTGGGTCTATGGTCTAGCTGATGGTCTCTTGAATGAGGTGGTGAACGCCGTAGAAGATATGGAGCAACTGTCGCTTTGCTATGAAAAGTCTCTGCTTGGCGTGAACCAGCGCTATTGCTAG